From Falco cherrug isolate bFalChe1 unplaced genomic scaffold, bFalChe1.pri scaffold_108, whole genome shotgun sequence, a single genomic window includes:
- the LOC129735033 gene encoding vigilin-like: protein MSSVAVLTQESFAEHRSALMQQQVKVTALNSEEEKDPPTYEEAFPALPEKAACLEAAWEPAGPWSKIRPIKASVITQVFHVPLEERKYKGMNQFGEGEQAKICLDIMQKTGAHLELSLAKDQGLSIVVSGKPEAVTKARKQIVARLQTQASATVAIPKEHHRFVIGKKGEKLQDLKLKTATKMQIPRPDDPSNQIKISGTKEGIEKARHEILLISAEQDKRAVERLDVEKVYHPFIAGPYNKLVRELMRDTGTRINIPPPSVNKTEIVFSGEKEQLAQAVARVKKIYEEKKKKTTTLAVEVKKSQHKYVIGPKGNSLQEILEKTGVSVEIPPIDSSSETLILRGEPEKLGQALTEVYAKANSFTVSSVSAPSWLHRFLIGKKGQNLAKITQQMPKVWMSWLA, encoded by the exons ATGAGCTCGGTGGCAGTTTTGACCCAGGAGAGCTTTGCCGAACACCGCAGTGCCTTGatgcagcagcaggtgaaag TAACAGCTTTAAactctgaagaagagaaggatccTCCCACCTACGAGGAAGCCTTCCCTGCGCTCCCTGAGAAAGCAGCATGTTTGGAAGCTGCCTGGGAACCTGCTGGGCCCTGGAGCAAAATCCGGCCAATAAAGGCTTCTGTCATCACTCAG GTGTTCCATGTgccactggaggagaggaaataCAAGGGCATGAATCAGTTTGGAGAAGGCGAGCAGGCCAAGATCTGCCTTGACATCATGCAGAAGACGGGAGCTCACCTGGAGCTGTCTCTCGCAAAGGACCAGGGCCTTTCGATCGTGGTCTCTGGCAAGCCGGAAGCAGTCACGAAGGCTCGGAAGCAGATTGTCGCTCGACTGCAGACTCAG gcttCAGCGACAGTTGCCATCCCCAAGGAGCACCACCGTTTTGTCATTGGAAAGAAGGGTGAGAAGCTGCAGGACCTGAAGCTCAAAACTGCAACCAAAATGCAGATCCCCCGCCCAGACGACCCCAGCAACCAGATCAAGATCAGCGGCACTAAAGAAGGGATTGAGAAGGCCCGGCACGAGATCCTGCTTATCTCCGCTGAGCAG GATAAGCGTGCCGTGGAGCGGCTGGACGTGGAGAAAGTGTACCACCCTTTCATTGCTGGCCCTTACAACAAGCTGGTGAGGGAGCTCATGCGGGACACAGGGACGCGCATCAACATTCCTCCACCCAGTGTCAACAAGACAGAGATAGTCTTCAGCGGAGAAAAGGAGCAACTAGCCCAGGCTGTGGCTCGAGTTAAGAAGATCTATGAGGAGAAG aaaaagaagactaCTACTCTTGCAGTGGAGGTGAAGAAGTCCCAGCACAAGTATGTCATCGGCCCCAAGGGGAATTCCCTGCAGGAGATCTTGGAGAAGACTGGAGTCTCTGTCGAGATCCCACCCATTGACAGTAGCTCGGAGACGCTGATACTGCGAGGCGAGCCTGAAAAACTTGGGCAAGCATTGACTGAAGTCTATGCAAAG gccaacagttttaccgtctcttcggtctctgccccctcttggcttcatcgtttccttattggaaagaaaggacagaacctggccaaaataactcagcagatgccaaaggtatggatgagctggttagcttag